Genomic segment of Triticum aestivum cultivar Chinese Spring chromosome 6A, IWGSC CS RefSeq v2.1, whole genome shotgun sequence:
AGCCAACTTACTTTTGTCCTCATCAGAAAGCATATCAGTTAGAGGAATGTTTAAGGAGACGGGAAGTAATTCAACAGGCCCAAAGAGCTTCTTATAAAAATCAGTCGCATATTTAAGGAGCTGCTCATCCCCTTGGATGATCCCCTCATCCTGGATGAATCTGAAAATTTTACTCCTACGCTTCCTACctaaaagtgctagtgatcgactagagggggtgaataggcgatttttatgaaagtcttcaaaacatggaagtttcgaagacaaacgatagaaataaacctattatcatgcagcggaaggtagcctacactagccaaaccatagtcaagtattcaatgaagtgaaagcgcaatgactaatagtagctaggcagtaaggatcagataggaagatattgtgaagccaatcagaacaagtaatcactcagtgaagccaaatggtaatgcaatcgtacaatgacttcacaaggaccaacagtaagtaaagggaagggaaggatgaaaccagtgactcgttgaagacaatgatttgttggaccagttccagttgctgtgacaactgtacgtctggttagggaggctaagattcaactcagaagacctcgtcttcaccttattccccttgagataaggacacccagtcctcgcccaatcactctggtaagtcttcaaggtagacttccaaaccttcacagacttcgttcaccggcgatccacaatgactcttggatactcagaacgcgacgcctaaccggctggaggattcacagtcctcaagtgtaataagtcttcagatcacacagacaggaagacttaagtgatgtttaacactctttggctttgggtggttagggctttatcctcgcaaggaattctctctcaaaggcttcgaggtgggttgctctcaaacgacaaaagccgtactctaactctgagcagacaaccgtttatggttgtagggggtgggctatttatagccactaggaaacccgacctgatttgtccgaaatgaccctcggtcactaaggaactgacacgtgttccaacggtcagatttcaaacacacacggcaactttacttgggctacaagcaaagctgacttatccaactctagaCAAGATTTGCtcccatagtcttcactcgaagacataggattttggttaagcatcacttcagtcattctgactggttctcttggaccccatttaatagtatggtggttcctatgactcaacaaagaagaaaaagaacgacgaaaggactaagtcttcacgctccatagtcttcatgcgatgtcttctcttgtcatagtcttcaatgtgaatgtcttcacataccacctttgtcttcaatgtcttcttacatttttagggttcatctctggtaggaaaaccgaatcaatgagggacttctacctgtgttatcctgcaattctcacaaacacattagtccctcaactaggtttgtcgtcaatactccaaaaccaactaggggtggcactagatgcacttacactaccgCTAGCCTTAATCATGAAGTATTTCGTATTACCATCACCCTCCTTAATATCTTTTTCTTTAGACCTCTGGTACCACTTAATCTCCTCTTCCCTAAGGATCTTATTCAAATCATTCTGCAACTTATTTCTCAAAACATAGTCAGCTTCTAAAACTCCAGAGAGCTCACTTTTCTTATCCAAAAAGTCAAGCTTATTGGCAATCTCATCTCTATCTCTCCTATATCTACCCTCTACATTAAGGTTCCACCCTTTAAGGGTTCTCCTTAATTTTTGCATGAAATCCTGCCACCAATCAAGACTACTACCTCTACAAACAGTGGAACTCCAGACTTTATTAACAATATCAGGGAGCTCTTCTCTAGACAGCCAGCATAGCTCAAATTTAAAAGGCTTGCGATTAATAGTAGACTTAATCCCTGTATGTAATAGAAGCGCTGCATGGTCAGAAACCCCTCTCACCAAGGTTCTGACAGTTACTAAAGGAAATTGCTGCTCCCAAAGAGAGCTCACTAAAATTCTGTCCAACTTAGCAAAAAGCGGATCCTCCTGATTATTCGACCAAGTATAGCTCCTCCCCGACAAATCTAATTCTTTTAAGCCCCAATGCTCAATAATAGAATTAAAATAAAAAGACCATTTGGAAGTTTTTTAATTTTGTTTCTCTCGTTAATTCTCCTAATTAAGTTAAAATCGCCCCCAAAAACACAGGGCAATTTATTGTACCCCAGAGCTTGCACTAGCTCCATCAGGAACTCCTCCTTATTCCTCACATGAGCAGCTCCATAGACATTGATCAGATTCCACTTGAATCCTGATCTTTTATCCATAATAACCATTCTGGTCATGTATGTACCTGCAATACAGACGTCTACCTCAAATAGATCTTCCTGAACCCCCATAAGCAGCCCTCCAGAAGCACCTTCAGAGGGCTGCCATAGCCAAATATAAGTAAATCTACCACTTACTCCAGCCAACCAAGAGTCATCAAAGTCCTTCTTTTTTGTTTCTTGCACACATATAAACTCTAAACTATGCTCCGAGATAGATTCCCTTAGAAATCTTCTCTTTTCAGGTTCACCCAGCCCTCTTGCATTCCAAAATAGACCCGCCATAAAAACGGCCAATTTTGTGTAACATTTGTTACATCACATCTAACCTTAGGCTTAACACTGAATCCCCCAGTGCCAGTCTTTATATTTCTTGATTTATACAGCGAAGATAATAACACTAATTCATCTCTAAGCTTCTCATCCTCCTCAGCATCAGAATCTGAGTCGGATAATAAATTTTTAATATCATCTGGATCAAAACTCTCTAGTTTTGATTCTAAATCCACGTTTCTAGCATTTTCTTTTCTCTTATTAGCAAAGAACAAGTCACTTCTGCTTTTCTCTAAACTCTTGATCATAGAAATAGTACAATCTATTTCCTCAGGAGTTTTACCTAGACTAACACCAATACATCGCGTGATGTGAGAAATGAAACTAGGCATTGTATTTAAAACAGTAGGTGTATTAGTACCTGGTGCCATTTCCAAATTTTTCTTCTTTGCCATTTCAGTAGCCTTGTCCATAGTATGCCCCTCATCTTTATTCTTATGCCTTTCACTCCTTCtcctagcagcttcatcaagcGCCGCCTTGTCTTTTGCTTTTTGAACTCTGGCTTCACCCTCCCTCATTTTCTGCTTATTGACTGCATCGACACCACACATGTCTTGTAAGGGGTATTGTAAACATACATCAACTTTGTTAGAGAAGGGAGTTTGCTTCTGATTCACTTCTCTCCCGGGAGCGGTCACGGCCTGAGTGGAGCTGATGAGAGAAGGGCTCCTATTTTCCTTATCTTGTGCTAGTAGCAGATTCTCATTTTCCTCCGCAATCATCTCCCTCTCAACATTGTCATTGATTTCTTTAACTTTTTGAGTGCTAATCCCAAGCCTCCTAGCAAAGTCATCTGGGTCTTGAGTGCAATCAAACTCTTCTTCCTTTTGGCTGTCAGGCACTTCTGTGAAATCCTCCAACATAGCAGCGCTATTAGCAAACTCAGCATTAACCTGTTCCACACCAGAGAGAACTCTTTCAGCATCCAGCTTTTTGTCAAGTAATTTTTGCCTCACCTCATTTTCAGCAACCATGTTCTTATCAAGTTCGTATTGACTCGGGATCACAACCTCTGATGAACCTGAAGTGTTTCCTTTATCCGACCTTCCAGCCCCAGTACCATGTTTGGGAGATTTGCTACATCCCACCTCCTTATTGTTACTTTGCTCTCTCGGTCTTTTCTCTGTAGCGTTATGAGATGAATCAGGACCACTAGGATAGCTAACCAAGATACCGCCCTCCATAGGACCACCCTCCTCCACTATGTCTTCTAGTTCAAAGTATATGTTGAAGATAAAAACCACTTTCATTCAGGGGAGCGCTAGAGGGTATTTTCCTAGGATCCGTAACTCCAATCTTAGCCCTGAGAACTCCACATTGCCTATAGAGCTCCATGTCCAGTTCCAAAACTGAACCAATGAGAGAACCAACTTCACAAAAACCTTGATAGTGCTCCAGTGTCTCGGGAACCCCTGTTATTCTAACCCAGCAAACATACAGTTTGAAAGCTGCAGTTGAAGAGTTGGTCCATCTATCTACTTTGATATTAGCTGTTGTTCCAATCAGACCAAAGAAATTGTACGCCTTCATTTCATCAATTTTATTCGCGGAAGGGAATTTGACTAAAAAGCTATCTCTGAGATAAGGCTTAGCCTGCCACTCCCATCCCCACTGGAACATCATGCTGAGAGAGTTAACAAGCTGTAACGCAGTCAGGCTTGCATTTTTCACAGTAATAATAGCTATAGCCTGCTTGTTTTCATCTGGCTCCGGCTTCTTTCTGGTCCTTGCTGAGAACATCTGCAAACCATCAGCAGCACTACCAACCAGACTGGCAACAGGCTTAGGTTGTGACAGGAAAGAGCACTTGCGCGAAAGGTGTGAATCCTTGGTGCAGTTGACGCAAAATAACACAGTCTGACAATCCTTAACAGCATGACCAGTATTCTCACATTTATAGCATGTCATCTGTGATCTGCTCCCAATATTTGCAGGCCCAGTGCTAGTACCAGATTGATTTGAATTGAAACCAGTATAACCATACCCCTGTCCTTGTTGATTAGGTGAGTTGCTAGTTCCAGAATACTGATAACTACCCAAAGCATCATTGCCCATATGGCCAAACTGAACTGCTCCAAACCCAACAGCAGGATGTGTCTGAAAGTTACCTGAAGGAGGAATTGGAGGTTGCTGGTAGAACTGCCCTTGCTGTCCGAAGACAAAACCACCGCTCCCATGTTGCCCAGATCCATGTCCACCACGGCCAACTAAGTACTCCCCATGACCATGTTGACCACCTCCAAATCCATGCTCCACGCCATATGCACCCCCAACTAGAGGATTGGGCTGAGTGGAGAGAGTTGGAGGAGTGGGCGGTCTCTGTTGCGTTGGTCCACGCCAACCAGCACCGCCACCACCTGCATCACCTCGCCCTGCCACCCAGAATCCCCCGCCACCAGCATCTCCGCGGCCCTGCACCCAGGATCCGCGGCCGCCGCCCGAGTTGCCCTGCTTCTGCACACGCCAATCGCCTCGCCCCGCCATCGAAGTATCAGATCGGATGAAACCAGAGGAGGAAATCCTGGATACGCCACCATCggccactccgccgccgccgccgcctgcctttcTAGGGTTCGCTCGGCCACGCGGAACCAACCCCCTCTGTATTGGATCGTTTGAGCAGGCGACCTGGCCCACAACGGACGAAGAGTAGCAACTAGGCTTGGTTGCGGATTCCACAAACCCGCCTTCGACGTCTGCACCGGGTCCGCCCGCGGGATGGGGGCCAAGCTCTCAATAATGGTTCGAACCCCGGGACCTTTAGGCCACAAGTGAAGAGACTACCACTTCGTCGGGCCCGCCCTTCAAGTCCAAGCTCTCAATAATGGCATTAAAAACAATCACATtaaaattatcattattcttttcgCTCTGCTACCTGATAATGTTGAAGTCTCCACCCACCAACATGGGTAGAGACTCTGAACCACAAAGATGAACAAGCTCAGAGGGTAAGTCAAGTTTGAGCTCTGCCTGGGCAGCTCCATAAACGGACACGGAACTTGACACAGAAGCCACCCACCTCCATGTTCCTGACGTCCAAAAACGTAGTCCTATTGACCTGAAGAAGGATACCGCTTGATCTCCCATGTGGAGGGAGGCAGTGCCAAGCAAAATCAAGATCACCACACAGATGGTTTAAGAAGGGAGCTAAAAAATTGGCTCTGCCAGTCTCCATTAAGGCGATAAAGTCCAACTTATGCTCCCTAGGAGATTCTACCAAAAGAATTGTGCTTAGCCAAGTCACGAAGGCCTTTGCCATTCTAAAAATCTCTTTCATCTGACAACATCTTTTGTTTGCAACAGAGGAACTACAACCTGTGGCTGAAAAACTTCTTTTGTTTACAAACACATAATTTTAATCAGAATCGACAGCCCATTCGTTGTTGTTTTCTTTAGGATAACCAAAGCGTGATTCACCTCGTTGTCAAAAGCTCATTGATCGAAGACGCAACCTCCCTACAATTATTATTTACTCCCTGTGTAaagtaatataagacgt
This window contains:
- the LOC123132142 gene encoding ATP-dependent RNA helicase glh-1, whose translation is MAGRGDWRVQKQGNSGGGRGSWVQGRGDAGGGGFWVAGRGDAGGGGAGWRGPTQQRPPTPPTLSTQPNPLVGGAYGVEHGFGGGQHGHGEYLVGRGGHGSGQHGSGGFVFGQQGQFYQQPPIPPSGNFQTHPAVGFGAVQFGHMGNDALGSYQYSGTSNSPNQQGQGYGYTGFNSNQSGTSTGPANIGSRSQMTCYKCENTGHAVKDCQTVLFCVNCTKDSHLSRKCSFLSQPKPVASLVGSAADGLQMFSARTRKKPEPDENKQAIAIITVKNASLTALQLVNSLSMMFQWGWEWQAKPYLRDSFLVKFPSANKIDEMKAYNFFGLIGTTANIKVDRWTNSSTAAFKLYVCWVRITGVPETLEHYQGFCEVGSLIGSVLELDMELYRQCGVLRAKIGVTDPRKIPSSAPLNESGFYLQHIL